One Leptolyngbya sp. SIO1E4 genomic window, CACACCTCTGAAGCCTAAAAGGAGCCCCCACCATGAATCGCTTTGCATTATCCTTATTGACAACTGCTGCTTTGGTTGTTTGTGCACCTCTACCTTCAACTGCAGCAGAATTTTCGAACTTTGATCAGCTGCGGAACGAGAACCGTAACAAGGCAGTAGATTTCGACCAGCTGCGGAATGAAAACCGCGACAAAGGTGCCGTGGATTTCGACCAGTTGCGGAATGAGAACCGTAACAAGGCGGTAGATTTTGACCAGCTGCGGAACGAAAACCGCGACAAAAGTGCCGTGGATTTTGATGCGCTGCGGAACGAGAACCGTAACAAGGCGGTAGATTTTGACCAGTTGCGGAATGAAAACCGCGACAAAAGTGCCGTGGATTTCGACCAGTTGCGGAATGAGAACCGCAATAAGGCGGTAGATTTCGACCAGCTGCGGAACGAAAACCGTGACAAAGGTGCCGTGGATTTCGACCAGTTGCGGAATGCGAATCGTAACAAGGCGGTAGATTTCGACCAGTTGCGGAACGAAAACCGTGACAAAGGTGCCGTGGATTTCGACCAGCTGCGGAATGAGAACCGTGATAAAGGTGCCGTGGACGTTGATGCGCTGCGTTAAGCAACCTGCAATAACGCTCAGCTAACCATCCGCGAGATGGTGACCAATTGCAGACATCTCAAAGGTCCTGCCTGTAAAGCCCCCGTTCTGTAACGGGGGCTCTGTGCTTAAAACTTAGGCAAAAATTAGTGAAAAGCAGTTTTTCTAAACCCATCGCAACTTTTTAGACGCATGCTTTCAAAGACTCAAGACTGGCGATTATGATGATTTCGAAAAGGCGCGGGACGTTCTCGATCGCAATGGCTACCCAGCACCTTAAGTTCAAGCTGAAAAAGCTGTCAGGCAGGATTTCTCAACAGCTGTCAGGCAGGGTTTCTCTTCGCTCTGCATTAGTGATTCCCTTTGTGCTGCAAATTGTTATCGCTGTTGGGCTGACCGGCTATATCTCTCTCCGAAATGGCCAGCAGGCAGTGAATGAGGTGGCTTCTCAGCTGCGCCGAGAAATCTCAGAGCGAATTCAGGAACGCCTAGCCGATCATTCTGAAATTCCCCACGTTATCAACCAGGTGAATGCCGATGCTGTGCGACGGGGAGACCTCTCGACCCAGGATTTAGCGAGTGAAAAATACCTGTGGCGACAAATTCAGTATTTAGAAGATGTAACCTGGCTCTACTTTGGTGCGGCCAATGACGGCTCGTTTATTGGGGTCACCCAGACCATTGACGATACGCTTCAAGTCGTCATTAATGATCTGTCAACGAAGTTTTTAGGTTACTACTACGCATTGGATGACGCGGGTAATCGTCAAGCGCTCATCCGCATTAATTCTCACGTTTATGATGCGCGGGAACGCCCCTTCTTTCAAGCAGCAGTGGACTCTAATGATGCGGTTGATGCGGTTTGGAGTGATATCTATGCCAGTGTTGGGTTACCCCAGCTGATTGTGAGTGCGGTGCTGCCTGTCTATAACGACGCGGGTGATTTACTGGGCGTCACCGGAGTTGATTTTTCCTTAGACGATATCAGCAAGTTTTTAGAAAGCATTGAGATTGGCAAAACGGGCCAAGCTTTTGTAATGGATAGTGCTGGGTTGCTGGTGGCCAGTTCTACAGGGGAAAAACCCTATCGGGTGCTGGCCGACGACACGCTGGAACGCACGCCAGCAGTCGAAAGTGAAAATCGTCTCACCCAGCAGGCAGCTAAATTCTTAAGCAGTACCGTTGATATCAACGGCCTGCAAGATCATACCCAGCTCAATTTCCGAGCCCAGGGACACAATCAGTTTGTGCAGGTATCGAAATTTTTGGATCAGCGGGGCATTGATTGGCTGATTGTGGTGGTGGTGCCCGAAGCTGATTTTATGGAGCAAATTGCTGCTAATACGCGCACCACGATTCTGTTGTGCTTAGGGGCGCTCGCGATCGCCATTGCCATGGGTGTGTTTACGGCCCGGCGGATTACCCAGCCCGTGTTGCAGCTCAATGCCATTAGCCAGGCGCTGGCTCGCAACACGCGCGAAAAGCAGCTGCACACGGCTGAAAATTTGCACGTAGAAACCCGAGGCATTCGAGAACTCGAGACGCTGACGCGGTCTTTTAACGACATGAGGGAACAGCTGCGCAGTTCGTTTCGAGCCCTGGCCAGCAGTAATGAGGCGTTAGAACAGCGAGTACAGCAGCGAACGGCAGCGCTGCAAGAGGCGAAAGAAACTGCCGATACGGCCAACCGCGCTAAGAGTGAATTCTTAGCCAATATGAGCCATGAGTTACGTACGCCGCTGAATGCCATTATTGGGTTTGCCCAAATTCTGCTGCGGGACGATCGCCTCAACCCTGAGCATCGAGACAGCTTAAAAATTCTCAACCGCAGTGGTGAACATCTGCTGGCCCTCATTAATGATGTGTTAGAGATGTCAAAAATTGAGGCCGGTCGAGTCAATCTGAATGTCCAGCCTATTGACCTTTATCAGCTGCTGGCGGCCCTGGAGGAAATGCTGCGACTGCGAGCCCAAGCTAAAGGGCTGCAGTTGGTGTTTGATTGTGCCCCGAAGGTGCCCCGATATATTCGTACCGATGAGGGCAAGCTGCAGCAGGTGTTAATTAACCTGTTGGGCAATGCCGTCAAATTCACCCAATCCGGTGGCATTACCTTGCGCGTTGGGGTGAGAGGGCAACCGTCCCCTTCGTTTGCGTCACCTGGGGCAGGGGCGAAAACCTTACCCGATAACAGTCCCAACCCCCGTTTGCCATCTCCACTGATTCTCTGCTTTGAGGTGGAAGATACGGGTTCGGGAATTGCCCCGGCTGAATTGAACACGATTTTTGATCCGTTTATTCAGTCGCGCTCAATTGACCACAGTAAAGGGGGGACAGGTCTGGGGCTCGCGATTAGCCGCAAATTTGTCCAGCTGTTGGGCGGGGATATCCATGTCAAAAGCGTGCTGCGCCAGGGTACCTGCTTTCAGTTTCAGATTCAGGTGGCCCTGGCAAAACCAGAGGACGTCACGGAGTCTTGCCATCACCGCAAAGTTGTGGGTCTTGCACCGGATCAAAAGCATTACCGCATTCTTGTGGTGGATGACCAGCCCGATAATCGCCGGGTGATTCGGACGCTGCTAGAACAGGTTGGTTTTGAGGTGCAGGAAGCGGTTAATGGAGCTGAGGCGATCGCCCAAACTCAAGTCTGGCATCCTCACCTGATTTGGATGGACATGCGCATGCCTGTGATGAATGGCTATGAAGCGACTCGCCGCCTTAAAGCCGAGCCCCACCCCCCTGTCATTATTGCCCTGACGGCCAGCGTGTTTGAAGAAAAGCGAGAGGCGGTATTGGCAGCAGGCTGCGATGATTTTGTGCGCAAACCGTTCCAGGAGCATGTCATTTTTGACAAGCTGGCGGCCTATCTAGGCGTCCGCTATCAATACGCCCCCACAGAAACGGCTCAAGAAAATGACTTCCCGCTGGAGGCGGGGCCGCTCACGGCAGAGGCTTTAGCGGTGATGCCCTCAGACTGGATTCGACGTCTGGCTGAGGCAGCTATTCAGGCGGATGCAACGCTGATATATCAGCAGATTCAGCAAATTCCTGATCAGCATTCTGGCCTGATGCACGGTCTCACGGTTAAGGTCAGCCGCTATGACTATGACGGCATCATCGAACTGACAGAGACGGTGCTCAGTCAGTCTCGATAATCTGGGCGGATAAACGCAAAGAATTACCAAAAAAAGTTATGGAAAGTGGCCTTTCACGATAAGTTTTGGAAAATTAACGTTCTTAAAATCACTTCCGCCGTGAGAATCTTACTGATTGAGGATGATGAGATTCTGGCTGACCGGCTGATGGAGTCTTTGACCCATCACCAGTACGTGGTGGATGCGATCGCGGATGGTCAGGAGGGGCTAGAGTATGCCCAAAGCGCCACCTACGATCTGATTATTTCTGATGTGGGGCTCCCTAGCATCGACGGCATTACCCTCTGCAGTCGCCTGCGAGATGCTGGGTGTACCACTCCAATTTTGCTCATGACCGCCAAAGATGCCCACGACGAGCGTGTTCGCGGGCTAGATGCGGGGGCTGATGACCATTTAACGAAGCCCCTAAACCTGGAGGAACTGCACGCCCGCGTGCGAGCCCTGTTACGTCGTGGGGAGGTGACCCCTGAAACCGTGTTGCAGGCAGGGGCGTTACGGCTAGACCCGGTGAGCTGTCAGGTGACTTACGCCGATAGCCCGCTGAAGCTCACCCCTAAGGAATACAGCCTGCTAGAAATGTTTCTGCGCAGTCCGAATCGGGTGTTCAGCCGTTCCCACATTATTGAGCACCTGTGGAGCTTTGATGATCCGCCCCTAGAAGACAGTGTCAAGGCTCATATTAAAGGGCTGCGCCGCAAGCTCAAGCAGGTAGGCGCATCAGACTGGATTGAAAACGTCTATGGCATTGGCTATCGCTTCACGCCGCAGCCTGCATCCACCCCCAGGGCTGCCCCAGATGTTGGAACGCCGCCTTCGGGGACGACCGCGAATGTCACGACGGCAAAGGCAGCCCCTTCAACGGTCGCTAGGGCTGAGGCTGCCACCGTTGAACAAACGTTTCAGGCGTCGATGGCTGGGCTCTGGGGCAAATATCAAGGGCTGATGACCCAGCGAGTAGATGCCCTAACCCAGGCTGCATCGGCTATTCAGGCTGCTCAATTAACCCCTGACCTGCAGGCTGAAGGCACCCAAGCGGCTCACAAACTGGCCGGGGTGCTGGGGATGTTTGAGCAAGATGACGGGTCTGACCTGGCCCGCGAGATCGAAACCCTGCTGGAATCGGACACCCCCGCCAGGTGGCAGCGGGTGCCCTCCCTAGTGCAACAGCTGGTAGATTTGATCCAAATTCAGCCGTCTGAAGCGATTGTGGAGATCGCCGCAGAAGCCGGGTATGGGCTGCTGGTTTCCCCCGATGCCTCGCTGGCTGAGGCGCTGCAGGGCTTCGGGCAAGCGACCGATATGGTTTGGAAGCATGCTCACTCCATGGGAGAGGCTGAGGCGATTATTCAACAGGCTTCGCCGGAGTTGGTGGTGCTAGACATTGCCTCGGCCTCCCTGTGGGCGCCAAGTTTAGACTTTTTGCAATACCTGTCGGCCCACACGCCGTCTGTGCCAACGGTGGCGCTCACCACCACCGATAGCCTGATTGACCGGGTCGCCATTGCCCAGACCGGCATCCAACGGTTATTGACTAAGCCGGTGACGGCGGCTCAGGTGTGGGAGGTGACCACCCAGCTACACCAAAGCAGTCGGGGCTTGACGGCACAAATTTTAGTGGTAGACGATGACCCTCTGATTCTTAAGGCTTTGCGCCCTCTCCTGGAGCCCTGGGGCTTGGGGGTAACTGGGTTAGAAACCCCCCGTCGCTTTTGGGAATTGCTCAACGCTACCCGCCCTGATTTGTTGATTTTGGATGTGGAGATGCCTGAGTTTACGGGCATTGAGCTGTGCCAGGCGGTGCGCACTGATCCGACTTGGCAAAACCTGCCGGTGCTGTTTCTCACGGCCCATCGTGATGCAGATACGGTGCAGCAGGTGTTTCGGGCCGGGGCCGATGACTATATTTCGAAACCCATTGTGGGACCAGAACTGCTGACGCGCATTCTCAACCGCCTGGAGCGCAACCGCTTATTGCAAACGCTGTCTCATCGCAATGCGGTCACGGGGCTGCCGAACTATAGCTGCTCTCAGCAGACCCTGACCCAACTGCTCGAAACAGCCCTGACGCGATCGCTGCCAATGTCTCTTGCCCTGGTGCGATTGCGCGATTTGCTTTCTGTGAATAGACAGCATGGGCACGATGCAGGCAATACGCTTTTGCAAACCTGGGGGCAGTGTTTTCAGGCGTTGTCTCGTGACCATGAGGCGATCGGGTATTGGGG contains:
- a CDS encoding response regulator, with protein sequence MMISKRRGTFSIAMATQHLKFKLKKLSGRISQQLSGRVSLRSALVIPFVLQIVIAVGLTGYISLRNGQQAVNEVASQLRREISERIQERLADHSEIPHVINQVNADAVRRGDLSTQDLASEKYLWRQIQYLEDVTWLYFGAANDGSFIGVTQTIDDTLQVVINDLSTKFLGYYYALDDAGNRQALIRINSHVYDARERPFFQAAVDSNDAVDAVWSDIYASVGLPQLIVSAVLPVYNDAGDLLGVTGVDFSLDDISKFLESIEIGKTGQAFVMDSAGLLVASSTGEKPYRVLADDTLERTPAVESENRLTQQAAKFLSSTVDINGLQDHTQLNFRAQGHNQFVQVSKFLDQRGIDWLIVVVVPEADFMEQIAANTRTTILLCLGALAIAIAMGVFTARRITQPVLQLNAISQALARNTREKQLHTAENLHVETRGIRELETLTRSFNDMREQLRSSFRALASSNEALEQRVQQRTAALQEAKETADTANRAKSEFLANMSHELRTPLNAIIGFAQILLRDDRLNPEHRDSLKILNRSGEHLLALINDVLEMSKIEAGRVNLNVQPIDLYQLLAALEEMLRLRAQAKGLQLVFDCAPKVPRYIRTDEGKLQQVLINLLGNAVKFTQSGGITLRVGVRGQPSPSFASPGAGAKTLPDNSPNPRLPSPLILCFEVEDTGSGIAPAELNTIFDPFIQSRSIDHSKGGTGLGLAISRKFVQLLGGDIHVKSVLRQGTCFQFQIQVALAKPEDVTESCHHRKVVGLAPDQKHYRILVVDDQPDNRRVIRTLLEQVGFEVQEAVNGAEAIAQTQVWHPHLIWMDMRMPVMNGYEATRRLKAEPHPPVIIALTASVFEEKREAVLAAGCDDFVRKPFQEHVIFDKLAAYLGVRYQYAPTETAQENDFPLEAGPLTAEALAVMPSDWIRRLAEAAIQADATLIYQQIQQIPDQHSGLMHGLTVKVSRYDYDGIIELTETVLSQSR
- a CDS encoding response regulator produces the protein MRILLIEDDEILADRLMESLTHHQYVVDAIADGQEGLEYAQSATYDLIISDVGLPSIDGITLCSRLRDAGCTTPILLMTAKDAHDERVRGLDAGADDHLTKPLNLEELHARVRALLRRGEVTPETVLQAGALRLDPVSCQVTYADSPLKLTPKEYSLLEMFLRSPNRVFSRSHIIEHLWSFDDPPLEDSVKAHIKGLRRKLKQVGASDWIENVYGIGYRFTPQPASTPRAAPDVGTPPSGTTANVTTAKAAPSTVARAEAATVEQTFQASMAGLWGKYQGLMTQRVDALTQAASAIQAAQLTPDLQAEGTQAAHKLAGVLGMFEQDDGSDLAREIETLLESDTPARWQRVPSLVQQLVDLIQIQPSEAIVEIAAEAGYGLLVSPDASLAEALQGFGQATDMVWKHAHSMGEAEAIIQQASPELVVLDIASASLWAPSLDFLQYLSAHTPSVPTVALTTTDSLIDRVAIAQTGIQRLLTKPVTAAQVWEVTTQLHQSSRGLTAQILVVDDDPLILKALRPLLEPWGLGVTGLETPRRFWELLNATRPDLLILDVEMPEFTGIELCQAVRTDPTWQNLPVLFLTAHRDADTVQQVFRAGADDYISKPIVGPELLTRILNRLERNRLLQTLSHRNAVTGLPNYSCSQQTLTQLLETALTRSLPMSLALVRLRDLLSVNRQHGHDAGNTLLQTWGQCFQALSRDHEAIGYWGNGEFVVGVPEFAQADAQEYLEPLFQALRRQIVTLPTGARMQPAFDWAIATYPTDGYTLQALYQSAVSRL